One genomic region from Grus americana isolate bGruAme1 chromosome 15, bGruAme1.mat, whole genome shotgun sequence encodes:
- the NMRAL1 gene encoding nmrA-like family domain-containing protein 1 isoform X2 encodes MAGKKLIVVFGATGAQGGHVARALLEDGTFKVRAVTRSPMKKEAEELKKRGAEVVKADQDDEPSLELALAGAYGAFIVTNFWEHCSKEKEIAQGKRLADLSKRLGLCHVVYSGLENVKQLTGGQLEVLHFDGKGVVEEYFQKVGVPTTTIRLPFYFENFLSIFKPQKAPQGDTYVLDLTRGV; translated from the exons ATGGCTGGGAAGAAACTCATCGTGGTGTTCGGGGCGACCG GGGCTCAGGGGGGCCACGTGGCCCGGGCTCTGCTGGAAGATGGGACCTTCAAGGTCCGCGCGGTGACGCGGAGCCCCATGAAGAAGGAGGCCGAGGAGCTGAAGAAGAGGGGAGCTGAGGTTGTGAAGGCGGATCAGGACGATGAGCCATCACTGGAGCTGGCCTTGGCCGGTGCTTACGGAGCCTTCATTGTAACCAACTTCTGGGAGCActgcagcaaagagaaagaaatcgCACAG GGGAAGCGACTTGCTGATCTGTCGAAGCGCCTCGGTCTGTGCCATGTGGTGTACAGCGGCCTGGAGAACGTGAAGCAGCTGACGGGGGGCCAGCTGGAGGTGCTCCACTTCGATGGCAAAGGTGTGGTGGAGGAGTACTTCCAGAAAGTTGGTGTTCCCACCACGACCATCCGACTGCCATTCTACTTTGAGAATTTCCTCTCCATCTTCAAGCCGCAGAAGGCCCCGCAGGGAGATACCTATGTCCTGG ATCTCACCAGAGGAGTATGA
- the NMRAL1 gene encoding nmrA-like family domain-containing protein 1 isoform X1 has product MAGKKLIVVFGATGAQGGHVARALLEDGTFKVRAVTRSPMKKEAEELKKRGAEVVKADQDDEPSLELALAGAYGAFIVTNFWEHCSKEKEIAQGKRLADLSKRLGLCHVVYSGLENVKQLTGGQLEVLHFDGKGVVEEYFQKVGVPTTTIRLPFYFENFLSIFKPQKAPQGDTYVLALPMGDTPMDGMAVEDIGPVVLCLLKSPGEYIGQVIGLSTGKLTEAEYAAVLSQQMGKTVHASKISPEEYEKRGFPGAKEMAAMFRFYALKPDRNVDLTMKLNPKARTFHQWVVDNKAAF; this is encoded by the exons ATGGCTGGGAAGAAACTCATCGTGGTGTTCGGGGCGACCG GGGCTCAGGGGGGCCACGTGGCCCGGGCTCTGCTGGAAGATGGGACCTTCAAGGTCCGCGCGGTGACGCGGAGCCCCATGAAGAAGGAGGCCGAGGAGCTGAAGAAGAGGGGAGCTGAGGTTGTGAAGGCGGATCAGGACGATGAGCCATCACTGGAGCTGGCCTTGGCCGGTGCTTACGGAGCCTTCATTGTAACCAACTTCTGGGAGCActgcagcaaagagaaagaaatcgCACAG GGGAAGCGACTTGCTGATCTGTCGAAGCGCCTCGGTCTGTGCCATGTGGTGTACAGCGGCCTGGAGAACGTGAAGCAGCTGACGGGGGGCCAGCTGGAGGTGCTCCACTTCGATGGCAAAGGTGTGGTGGAGGAGTACTTCCAGAAAGTTGGTGTTCCCACCACGACCATCCGACTGCCATTCTACTTTGAGAATTTCCTCTCCATCTTCAAGCCGCAGAAGGCCCCGCAGGGAGATACCTATGTCCTGG CGCTGCCCATGGGGGACACCCCCATGGATGGGATGGCAGTGGAGGACATTGGGCCTGTTGTGCTTTGCCTGCTGAAGTCCCCAGGGGAGTACATTGGCCAAGTGATCGGGCTCAGCACTGGCAAGCTCACTGAGGCAGAGTACGCCGCTGTCCTCTCCCAGCAGATGGGCAAGACCGTGCATGCCAGCAAG ATCTCACCAGAGGAGTATGAGAAACGTGGCTTCCCTGGGGCCAAGGAAATGGCCGCTATGTTCCGTTTCTATGCCCTGAAGCCAGACCGCAACGTGGACCTGACCATGAAACTCAACCCCAAGGCCCGCACCTTCCATCAGTGGGTAGTGGACAATAAGGCTGCCTTCTga